AAGAAGGCGATGACCAAGTCCGCTCTCTACGCCCACCTGGCGGAAGGCACCGGCCTCAAGAAGACTGACGTCGTCACGTTGTTTGACAAGTTCCTCGAAGTGATCCATCAGGAACTCGGGCCGAAGGGCTCCGGGCAATTCACGCTCCCCGGGATCGCCCGGTTCAAGCTGCGGAAGGTCAAGGCGGTCAAGGGCGGGCAGAAGAAGATCAACCCGCTGAACGGCCAAGAGTACACGACCAAGGACCGCCCGGCCCACAACAAGGTCCGCGTACTGCCGGTCAAGACCTTGAGCGAAGCCCTCAAGTAAGCCGACAAATGTCGACCTACGCGAAAGCGGCGGCGGCCCCGGTTCTCAAGGACCGGGGCCGCCGCCGCTTTCGGCTTATTTTGTCCGCCAAGAGTAATGTTTCTTACGGCAGCGGGCGGTGCGGCGGCGCGCCATGAGTAGGTCCGCGCGAGGTATCGGGCTTCGGGTCCGAGACCGGGTGGCCGTGTTTCTCGGTCGGGTGTGTCATTTCGTGTCGGTGGGTGTGTTCTTTTTCTTTTTCCATGCGGCTGACGGCCGCCGTCGCCTTTTCCGCGTCCGAGCGGTGGGCCCAGAGTTCGACCGAATCCGGGAAGGCTGTACCGATCCCGCCGGTCAATTCTCCACCGACCACGCGGCTATCGATCCCGGCCTCTTTGAGCGCCTGTTGCCACAACTGGACCTGGATGAGCGTCCCGGCCGCTACCATGACAACGTCGTCGGGGTTATGAGTCACAGCGGTTTCTCCGGCAGGGTGTGTGCGGAAATGGCCCACGGTTGATCGTACCGCGCCGTTGACGTGATACAAACTCGACTGGAGAATCAGCCGAACCGCGACCGTTCCCACCTGACAGGAGCATCTCCCGTGCCGACCTCTCGCCTGTTGTCCACCGCAATCGCCGTGGCCGCATTGGCCACGACCGCCTTTGCGGCCGATCCGAAGATTCGTGTGGTCGTCGTCGACGGCCAGAACAACCACGACTGGAAGTCCACGACGCCGATCATCCTCAAGCAATTCGCGGCTTCCGACCGATTCACGGTGGACGTGGCCACGTCGCCGCAGAAGCCCAAAAAGGGTGAATCCGCCGACGACTACAAGGCCGCGATGGACAAGTTCCACCCGGACCTGACGAAGTACGATGTCCTCGTCAGCAACTACAACGGCGATTCGTGGGGCAAGGCGTTCAACGACGACCTCGACGCCCGGCTCAAGGCGGGCAAGATCGGCCTCGTCATCGTCCACGCCGCGAACAACGCGTTCGGCGGGTGGAAGGAGTACAACCAGATGATCGGCATGGGCTGGCGCGGCCCGAAAGACGGTCGGCGACTGAAGTACGACGGCGAAGGCAAAGAAATCATTGTCCCGGCCGGGGAGGACCAGGGTTCCGGTCACCGTTACACGGGACCGTTTACGATCACCGTCCGCGATCCCGAACACCCGATCACGAAGGGCATGCCGAAGGAATGGCTTCACGCCCTCGACGAGCTATACGACAACATGCGCGGCCCGATCCAGAACGTGAAGATCCTCGCAACGGCGCTCTCCGACGCCGCCAAGAAGGGGACCGGGGCCCACGAGCCGATGATCTGGACGGTGACTTACGGCGAGGGCCGCGTCTTCCACACGCCGATGGGCCATGACGCGAACGCGATGCGGTGCATCGGGTTCGGTGCCACCCTGCTGCGCGGCACAGAGTGGGCGGCCACGGGCAAGGTCACGATCCCGCTCCCGGTCGACTTCCCGACGGCCGAGAAAAACACGCAGATTCCGGCGAAGTAAGTCCCCAAAGGGCAAGGATTAGAGAGGAAGAAGAGATCCGAGGCGGTCGCACGGCAACGCAAGGTGTGCGGCTGTCTTTATGCATGTTCGTCGGCAAATACACGTCCGTTGAGTGCCCTCCCAACCGCTGTCCTGTACTACAAATTTGATGGGTGCGCCGCTTCGGAACGGTTCACCTACACTTTTGCGCGAATGACCAGTAACGTGAAACGAATAACGGGGCGGCGGGGTGTGTGCCGAGTCCGGTGAGGTTGGCGGAGAGGATGCCATGTCCGAGGGTGTGGAACAAGCCGAAACCCGGTGGGACGCGCAGCCTGCACAACAGGTGGAGACCCTGGCGGAACGGGTTGCCCGCATGGAGCGCGAGCTGGCCGCGTTGCGCGACACGTCGCAAATGGAGCAAAACCTCGCGGCCAAGGTGATGACGCGGATTCAGGAGAGCGTCCCGAACGGGTTCGCGGGGTCGTCGGACGGCGGCAGCCTGGTTCCGGCGTCGCTCTTCCACGCGATGCTGCCGGCGGTGGCCGCCCGGGCCGTGTCGGGAGCCCCGGGTCTTAGCGCGGCCTGGAGCCTGTTGGCCCAGTGGCGCGAATTCCGGCTGATCTTCCGCATGTACTTCGACCCCCGCTACCGGCTCAGCCGGGTGGCCCAGTTCGGCGGCCCGGTTATCCTCGGATTGATGGTGCTGAACTATTTCACCTTCTCGTTCTGGTCAGTGCCGATTCTTGCCCCGATCTTCGAACGGGTCATCCTCATCCTTCTCGCCCTGACGCTATACAAAATTCTGTCCCGCGAAGCGTTGCGGTACGACGAGGTACTGAAATACCTCTCGCGGTACGGACACTGAATTTTAAGACATCAAGTCGTCAAGTTTAAATCGTCGTTGGTTGTTGACTCTTAATTTGGAGTGCGGCGCTTTACCGCCGCTTTAGTTTTTAAAAACAAAAGCGGCGGTAAAGCGCCGCACTCCAAATTTGATGACTCAGGACATTCATTCCATGATTCGCCTCGGCGTTAACATCGACCACGTCGCGACTGTTCGGCAGGCCCGTCGGGCGAAGGAACCGGACCCGGTCGCGGCTGCCGTGTTGGCCATGCTAGGCGGCGCGGACGGGATCACCGTCCACCTCCGCGAAGACCGCCGCCATATCCAGGACCGTGACGTACACGTGCTGCGCGAGATCGTCACTACGCGCCTCAACCTCGAACTGGCGGCCTACGAGGAGATCATCCAGATCGCTCTCAAGGTCAAGCCGGACGAGGCCACACTTGTCCCCGAGAAACGGCAAGAATTAACCACCGAAGGCGGGCTGGACGTCTGCGCGAACGCCGACGCGATCCGCGGGGCGGTGGACCGCTTGAAGGCGGCGGGTATCCACGTTTCCCTGTTCATCGACCCGCACCTGGAACAGATTGACATGGCGAAGACGCTCGGCGCGGACGCGATCGAGTTCCAGACGGCAAGTTACTCTGAGGCGGTTGGCGCGGACGCGGTCGCGAACGAGTTGGCGAAACTCCACACGGCGACCGCCCACGCGAAGAACCGCGGCCTCCACGTCCACATGGGTCACGGGCTGAACTATTACAACGTCAAGCCGATCGTCCGCATCCCCGGCGTCGAGGAACTGAACATCGGGCACAGTATCGTGAGCCGGGCGGTGTTGGTCGGCTTTGAGCGGGCGGTGCGGGAAATGAAAGAAGTGATGCAAGAACACTACCCGCTGGCCAAAAAGCAGCCGTGATCGATTAGGTCGCTTGGATGAAGTGCATCAGTATGCCCAGGATTTTCCCTACGTTGTCGACGTACACGTCGTTCGGATGAACGACGATCTCGTTTCCTTCGTGCTTGAGAAACCGCCACTCAGTTCCGGTCGTGCAAACGCCGTAAGCAATCCGAGTCGGCCGCCCCTCGTTTTCGTTGAACAGTTTGGCAGCATAGGTCGTAGCGATGCACTGGCCCATTCCGCCCATCAAGTCCACGTTTTTGGCTTCGACGATCGCCACCAGTGGGGCCGTCATGAGCATCGGCGACGGCGATCTCGCGAGTACGAAGTCGCAGACGCCGTTGAGCCCGCGAGCGGGGTCGGCGTCGAGAGGTGGCCCCGAAAAGAGGGCGATCTGATTGCCGGCTAACCGTTGAAGTTCGAGCAGGATGGGCGCGATGACAAATTCGGAACGTGCTTTTTCCGTGTTGTTCAAAGACGCCAGCGGAATGCTTCGGTTCAACGACGCCTGCACGGTTGGTTCGACAGCAAGAACCGGAACATTTGGGAACAAATCTTCCGTTCGGAAAACGAGGCCCAAATCTTTGAGAACCTTCGGGAACTTGAAGTCACCGAATGCCATATGATTTTCTCGCGTTCTCTACTCGATCTGGATATCGAGCATCTTACTCCGCTGGTAGTCGAACGCCGCTTGGGATCACCTCGGATCGCGCAATTGCTGCGCAATCTCTTCAAGAAATCGCAAATGATCGCTCTTCTGCTCTGCGGAAAGAAGCAGCAAACAGACGACGTGTACCGGTTGGTTGTCGATCCCGGTGAATGCCACGCCGCCCGGGAATGTGGCGATGGCGGCCATGGCGTCAGTGACGCCCGAATGCCGCCCGTGTGGGACGGCAACGCCTCTGCCGATGCCGGTCGAGCCCAGCGTTTCGCGACGCAAAATAGCCGCCATCACTTCGTCAACGAAGGCGGGAGGAATCCGCCCGTCAGCCACCAACCGATCCACGACGGCGCGGATCGCGACCGCTTTGTCGCGGATCGGTTCGGGTGGCATCTCGTAACGCGAAAAGATCAGCGGCAACATCCATCACCCGGCTATTCCGCCCCCGGCCCGCGCAGTAGTGCCGGCACGGCCGCGGCGTGGGCGGTGGCCGGTTCACGCTGGAAATAATCGAGCGGGGCCGGGCGGGCGCCCAGGGTGTTGTGGTCGATCTTGCCCTGGTACTCGTTGTAGACGTGCTTCACGTTCTCTTTGATGTCCTTGGCCGCCTTGCCGGTCCATTCCTTGTACCAGGCCATGTCGAGGCTGTCGGTGATTTCGTCCAGCGGTTTCTTCGCGTCCATTCCCTTCTTGATCTCGGCTCGCATGTCGACGAAGTACCGTTTCTGCTTGGCAAGGACGTCCTTCCCGCCGACCTTCCCGTGCCCGGGGCAGATCAGGTCGACGTCGAGTTTCTGCATCCCTTCGAGACACGTCACCCATGTGGCCGAGTTCGCGTGGCCCATGAAATTGAACGCGCCGTTTACGCAGGCGTCGCCGGTGCAGAGGATCTTTTGCTTGGGCAGGTAGGCGACGGCGTCCCCGCGGGTGTGGCTGTGGCCGAAGTAGCGGAACTCGACGCGCTGGGTGCCGTCGTCCAGCACGTACTTGTCGTCGAACGAGATGTCGGCTTTTTTCAGCTCGTTGTCCCGGATGTCTTTCCGGTCCTTGGCCGCGTCCGCCCACGACTTCGGGCCAGCTGTTTCGAGGAGCCGCGCGGCGTTCGTGTGGGCGACGATCTTGGCACCCTCCTTGGCCCAGATGCAATTGCCGTAGGCGTGGTCGCCGTGGTGGTGCGTGTCGAGAACGTATTTGATCGGCTTGTCCGTCGTCTTCTTGATCGCCGCGATCACGTCGCCGGCTTCTTTCGGGAAGTTCGCGTCCACGACCACCACGTAGTCCTTGAACACGATCCAGATGTTGTTGCTGCCGCCGAACGGCACCTTCGGGTCAGTCGCACTGATCGATGAGTAACGGAAGAAAACGCCGGGCGCGATTTCGGTCACGTCGTCGAACTTCATGTCCGGGATTTTGACTTTTGCGGCAGCTTCCGGGGCCGGCTTGTCTTCGGCCGCCATGACCGCGAGGACGAAGACACCCGCAACAACGGTCAGCATGGCAATACGCTTCAGCATGACGGAACCTGAAGGGGGAAGTTGGCAGAAAAGGCTCCGGCATTTGACACCGAACGCACCGGAAAATCAACGACCAGGAGAAAACTTGCGAACGGGCGGCGGGACGAATGGGTTGGGACTGGGATGAGGACGCATTCGTGCCGCTAACTTCTTCAGGCGACAAAGCTGTCACAATCAGACAATTAAGACATTCGGGTGGGTGCGTTCTTTACCTCGAACCCGACAATCGCTGTAACCGGAACACTCGGAGTTGCTTGCGCCATCGACCAAGGCTCGTTCTTCACCGCGGTCCTTGAATCGGACGCCCCAAATTCATACAAATTAAGTAGTCACGTCGCGCGTGTTTACGATTCACGCGGGTCGAATTTGACATCGAATCCCGGTACCCGGCCCTGCGGCTGAAGTCTAACCGGGGATGCTTTTTACGGCAGTTTGCCGCTGCCGCGAGGTATCGAGATGGCTTCTCTGAAGGTGCGGCGCATCGACCTTACGGCCAATAATGCCGCCCAACAGTTGGCAAAACTCCGAGATCAGTTCCGAATCGACGCTGAAGTCACGACTCCGCAATCGAAAAAACTCACCCAAGCTGTTTTCGGTGAAGCACTTGCGCCGGCCAAGGCGGTCGAACGCATCTGCACGGACGTTCGCGACAAGGGACTCGAAGCTGTTCTCCACTACACGGAGCTTTTTGACAAGGTCAAGTTGAAGCCGGACGCCATCCGGGTCAAAGAATCGGAACTTGCCGAAGCCCACGCCGCCGCCGAACCGGAATACCTCGATGTCTTGCGCCGCATCCGGTACAACATTGACTCGTTCCAGTCTGGCTTGTTGCACCGGGACGCCGAGCTGCGGGTCTCCGGATCCCATGAATTGCACCTGCGCTACCGGCCGCTGAACCGCGTCGGCGTTTACTGCCCTGGCGGGGCGGCCGCTTACCCCTCGACTCTGCTCATGACTGTCTGCCCCGCCCAGGCCGCTGGGGTGAAGGATATTGCGGTGACGATGCCCCCGAAGGACACCGGGGCATACAACCGCGACATGCTCGCCGCCTGCCACGAACTCGGCGTCAAGGAAGTCTACCGGATCGGCGGCGCACAGGCGATCGCCGCTCTCGCCTACGGGACCGAGGGCATTCCCGGCGTGGACATGGTGGTCGGACCGGGGAACCAGTTCGTTGCCCTGGCGAAGAAGTTCGTCTACGGCACCGTGGCCGTGGATTGTCTGGCCGGGCCGAGCGAAGTGGTTGTCGTGGCGGACGACTCCGCCCACCCGAACTACGTGGCCCTCGACCTGATCGCGCAAGCCGAACATTCGCCTGGCGTCTCCATCCTCGTGACGTGGTACGAACCGTTGCTGGACGAGGTAAAGGAAGCCCTCGAAAAGCGGCTCGCCAAACTCGGCCGCGGCGACCTCGCCCGCGAGTCGCTGGAACGGTTTGGGGCGTTCGTACTGGCCCCGGATAAGCAAACCGCGATGGAATGTGTGAACGAGATGGCTCCGGAACATCTCCATATCCAGACCCGCGACCCGGACGCGTTCGCGGAAGAAGTGGACGCCGGGGCGATCTTCCTCGGCCCGTTCACCCCGGTCGCGCTCGGGGACTACGCCGCCGGCCCGTCGCACGTTCTCCCGACCGGGGGGACCGCGCGGTTCAGTAGCGGCCTCAGTGCCAACGACTTCCGCAAGCGGACCAGCATCATGCGGTTCACCCGGAACGGCCTGCGGGACTTCGCGGAAGACGTGGCCTTCCTGGCGAACAAAGAAGGGCTGACCGCCCACGCACTTAGCGTCGAGCAGCGAGCGAATGATTCCGGCCCGGCCGCGCGGCCGAAGCCCAAGCCCGAAAAAGTCGCCCCCGTGGTGGCAACCAAGAAGTAAGAAAGAGTCGACCGCACCTGACGGGCGTGTGCCGCATCCAGCGACCTCGGTTGTTTGGCTGTCGTACACGCCCGTTCCGCGTGCGCGAAAACCGCAATGAACAGCATCCGCCCCAACGTCCGTGCGATGGCCGGGTACACGCCCGGCGAGCAGCTCAACGACCCGGACATCATCAAACTCAACACGAACGAAAACCCATACCCGCCTTCGCCGCGGGTATTCGAGGCGATTCGTTCGGCCCTCACCGGCGACAAACTGCGGAAATACCCGCAACCGTTTGGCGACACCTTCCGTCGGACGGCCGCCCAGGTTCTCGGCGTCGACCCGGACGGCATTCTGATCGGTAACGGCTCGGACGACGTGCTAACGATCCTGACCCGCACGTTCGTCCCCGAAGGCGGGTTGATCGCCTCGCCGACGCCGAGCTACATCCTTTACAGGTCGCTCGCAGAAATTCAGGGCGCGAAGTTTGAAACGGTGCCGTTCTCCGGCGACTGGCAGCTCCCCTCGCCGTGGCCCGTCCGCGGTGCACACCTGA
This is a stretch of genomic DNA from Fimbriiglobus ruber. It encodes these proteins:
- a CDS encoding pyridoxine 5'-phosphate synthase — encoded protein: MIRLGVNIDHVATVRQARRAKEPDPVAAAVLAMLGGADGITVHLREDRRHIQDRDVHVLREIVTTRLNLELAAYEEIIQIALKVKPDEATLVPEKRQELTTEGGLDVCANADAIRGAVDRLKAAGIHVSLFIDPHLEQIDMAKTLGADAIEFQTASYSEAVGADAVANELAKLHTATAHAKNRGLHVHMGHGLNYYNVKPIVRIPGVEELNIGHSIVSRAVLVGFERAVREMKEVMQEHYPLAKKQP
- a CDS encoding PTS sugar transporter subunit IIA, yielding MLPLIFSRYEMPPEPIRDKAVAIRAVVDRLVADGRIPPAFVDEVMAAILRRETLGSTGIGRGVAVPHGRHSGVTDAMAAIATFPGGVAFTGIDNQPVHVVCLLLLSAEQKSDHLRFLEEIAQQLRDPR
- a CDS encoding MBL fold metallo-hydrolase — protein: MLKRIAMLTVVAGVFVLAVMAAEDKPAPEAAAKVKIPDMKFDDVTEIAPGVFFRYSSISATDPKVPFGGSNNIWIVFKDYVVVVDANFPKEAGDVIAAIKKTTDKPIKYVLDTHHHGDHAYGNCIWAKEGAKIVAHTNAARLLETAGPKSWADAAKDRKDIRDNELKKADISFDDKYVLDDGTQRVEFRYFGHSHTRGDAVAYLPKQKILCTGDACVNGAFNFMGHANSATWVTCLEGMQKLDVDLICPGHGKVGGKDVLAKQKRYFVDMRAEIKKGMDAKKPLDEITDSLDMAWYKEWTGKAAKDIKENVKHVYNEYQGKIDHNTLGARPAPLDYFQREPATAHAAAVPALLRGPGAE
- the hisD gene encoding histidinol dehydrogenase gives rise to the protein MASLKVRRIDLTANNAAQQLAKLRDQFRIDAEVTTPQSKKLTQAVFGEALAPAKAVERICTDVRDKGLEAVLHYTELFDKVKLKPDAIRVKESELAEAHAAAEPEYLDVLRRIRYNIDSFQSGLLHRDAELRVSGSHELHLRYRPLNRVGVYCPGGAAAYPSTLLMTVCPAQAAGVKDIAVTMPPKDTGAYNRDMLAACHELGVKEVYRIGGAQAIAALAYGTEGIPGVDMVVGPGNQFVALAKKFVYGTVAVDCLAGPSEVVVVADDSAHPNYVALDLIAQAEHSPGVSILVTWYEPLLDEVKEALEKRLAKLGRGDLARESLERFGAFVLAPDKQTAMECVNEMAPEHLHIQTRDPDAFAEEVDAGAIFLGPFTPVALGDYAAGPSHVLPTGGTARFSSGLSANDFRKRTSIMRFTRNGLRDFAEDVAFLANKEGLTAHALSVEQRANDSGPAARPKPKPEKVAPVVATKK
- a CDS encoding DUF2007 domain-containing protein, which codes for MTHNPDDVVMVAAGTLIQVQLWQQALKEAGIDSRVVGGELTGGIGTAFPDSVELWAHRSDAEKATAAVSRMEKEKEHTHRHEMTHPTEKHGHPVSDPKPDTSRGPTHGAPPHRPLP
- a CDS encoding HU family DNA-binding protein — translated: MAKATPGKAKAKKKAMTKSALYAHLAEGTGLKKTDVVTLFDKFLEVIHQELGPKGSGQFTLPGIARFKLRKVKAVKGGQKKINPLNGQEYTTKDRPAHNKVRVLPVKTLSEALK
- a CDS encoding ThuA domain-containing protein, which produces MPTSRLLSTAIAVAALATTAFAADPKIRVVVVDGQNNHDWKSTTPIILKQFAASDRFTVDVATSPQKPKKGESADDYKAAMDKFHPDLTKYDVLVSNYNGDSWGKAFNDDLDARLKAGKIGLVIVHAANNAFGGWKEYNQMIGMGWRGPKDGRRLKYDGEGKEIIVPAGEDQGSGHRYTGPFTITVRDPEHPITKGMPKEWLHALDELYDNMRGPIQNVKILATALSDAAKKGTGAHEPMIWTVTYGEGRVFHTPMGHDANAMRCIGFGATLLRGTEWAATGKVTIPLPVDFPTAEKNTQIPAK